A window of the Nitrospira sp. genome harbors these coding sequences:
- a CDS encoding ATP-binding protein, producing the protein MTDRTTLQSGSDQSITASLQRLTQFARDMGHPTSLPVIAERILSGLSEVSRHSQAVLYVFDRDRECFCQVVSQPEIPSRVGSPIVALNHPLVQQLANHQDILDSSALIDSLYMAPLDNTTGTQLATLAIDLAIPLLNRGRLIAFVLLQSRTGPIVTPSHTMELLAAMAQNAANAIDSFLLYEDLGQSQALMRRTDRLRSLETIAGGFAHEIRNPLTSIKTFIQLAPERKDDSRFIGEFSRIVLEDVNRIERLIQEILDYARYMEPQLTDEDLNEIVSSCLYFIQVKADNRGIKIEKDLAPELPRGMLDRQQVKQVLLNLLLNAMDAMSDKTGTLRVRTTRLQKADGAVWSQIEIEDTGHGISPENLDHIFDPFFTTKHTSTINEGTGLGLTIAHQIIREHRGEIQVQSTKGIGTTFRITLPSHQG; encoded by the coding sequence ATGACGGATCGCACGACTCTGCAATCGGGCTCTGATCAATCAATTACAGCATCGCTGCAACGACTCACGCAATTCGCGCGGGACATGGGACACCCGACCAGTCTCCCCGTCATCGCAGAGCGCATACTTTCCGGCCTCTCCGAAGTGTCCCGGCACTCTCAAGCCGTGCTCTATGTGTTTGATCGCGACCGCGAATGTTTCTGCCAGGTGGTTTCACAACCGGAGATCCCTTCGAGAGTAGGATCTCCCATCGTTGCCCTCAATCATCCCCTAGTTCAGCAACTGGCCAACCACCAGGACATCCTCGATTCGTCCGCCTTAATCGATTCCCTATACATGGCACCGCTGGACAATACGACCGGTACCCAACTCGCCACACTTGCGATCGATCTGGCCATCCCGCTGCTGAATCGTGGAAGGTTGATCGCCTTCGTGTTGCTCCAATCCCGGACAGGTCCCATTGTCACTCCTTCCCATACCATGGAACTCCTGGCTGCTATGGCTCAGAATGCCGCCAACGCGATCGACTCCTTCCTGCTGTACGAGGATCTCGGGCAGTCACAGGCTCTCATGCGACGAACTGATCGCTTGCGTTCCTTGGAGACCATTGCCGGAGGTTTCGCTCATGAAATCAGAAATCCCTTGACGTCGATCAAGACCTTCATTCAGCTGGCTCCGGAACGCAAGGATGATAGTCGATTTATCGGTGAATTCAGTCGAATTGTTCTCGAGGACGTCAATCGAATTGAACGGTTGATTCAGGAAATTCTCGACTACGCTCGGTACATGGAACCTCAGTTGACCGATGAGGATCTGAATGAGATCGTCTCGTCCTGCCTGTACTTCATCCAGGTGAAAGCCGACAACCGCGGGATTAAGATTGAAAAAGATTTGGCGCCTGAGCTGCCCCGTGGCATGTTGGATCGGCAACAAGTCAAACAGGTGCTTTTGAACCTGCTCTTGAATGCGATGGATGCCATGAGCGATAAAACCGGAACCCTCCGTGTACGGACCACCAGGCTCCAGAAAGCGGACGGTGCGGTGTGGTCTCAGATAGAGATCGAAGATACGGGGCACGGCATCTCACCAGAAAATCTTGATCACATCTTCGACCCGTTTTTTACCACCAAACACACGAGCACCATCAACGAAGGAACGGGGTTGGGACTGACCATCGCTCATCAGATCATTCGGGAGCATCGCGGAGAGATTCAAGTTCAGAGCACGAAAGGGATCGGAACGACCTTCCGGATCACACTTCCCTCCCATCAGGGGTAG
- a CDS encoding nuclear transport factor 2 family protein — protein sequence MPHRGWFVCGSLLLVIGFAQVASSGDPSDPETAIRQMVRANADKDLPTLSRLMAHDADIVSYSVGGRKYVGWPEFEQEMREEFINAQKIEIPINELKVWTKGDLAWFTMEVDYTRYVGEGSKVKRTVLPLRETGVLERRAGRWQLLSWHESFRSAQLGGSLASPALAAGSQKLVSNDAAAAVPDVSGEWEILEVEDEKRYKATLDKNGNGPYTQHGGRFVTTKIADRLWQGTWQQPGNDREGGFEVLLSEDGSQAKGVWWYTRVGTHKNIPAREHGGTYQWNRLTPIPAGTQ from the coding sequence ATGCCCCATCGGGGATGGTTTGTCTGTGGAAGTCTGCTGCTTGTCATCGGGTTTGCTCAGGTGGCGAGCAGCGGTGACCCTTCCGACCCAGAAACGGCTATTCGTCAAATGGTCCGGGCCAATGCGGACAAAGACCTCCCGACTCTTTCTCGGCTTATGGCTCACGATGCCGACATCGTCAGTTACTCGGTCGGGGGTCGCAAATACGTGGGCTGGCCGGAGTTCGAACAGGAAATGAGAGAGGAATTCATCAACGCTCAGAAGATTGAGATTCCGATCAATGAGCTCAAGGTCTGGACGAAAGGCGACCTGGCCTGGTTTACGATGGAGGTCGACTATACGCGCTACGTCGGTGAAGGGTCCAAGGTGAAACGGACCGTGCTTCCTTTAAGGGAAACCGGTGTTCTCGAACGTCGTGCCGGCCGTTGGCAGCTGTTGTCGTGGCACGAGTCCTTTCGATCCGCTCAATTAGGAGGTTCCCTTGCCTCACCAGCGCTGGCTGCGGGATCGCAAAAGCTCGTCAGCAATGATGCTGCCGCAGCGGTGCCTGACGTGAGCGGAGAATGGGAGATTCTCGAGGTCGAGGACGAAAAACGGTACAAGGCCACGCTGGACAAGAACGGCAACGGGCCGTACACCCAACATGGCGGCCGTTTTGTCACCACGAAGATTGCCGATCGTCTGTGGCAAGGCACCTGGCAACAACCCGGTAACGATCGTGAGGGAGGTTTTGAAGTCCTCCTCTCAGAAGACGGCTCTCAGGCCAAAGGCGTATGGTGGTACACCCGCGTGGGCACGCATAAAAACATTCCAGCGCGCGAACATGGCGGTACCTACCAATGGAATCGGCTCACGCCGATCCCCGCCGGCACCCAATGA
- a CDS encoding protein phosphatase 2C domain-containing protein has translation MSTWIGTGRSEIGLVRTLNQDAFAVINEVGVWAVADGMGGHIGGEVAAQTAIATIQAEAAASSRLLGNGQTSPTDVLTDLISRTHDAILNRSRSKSRLKGMGTTIVLLAIISGPAPVAYLAHVGDSRAYRFRSGTLTPLTKDHTLIEKYLERGILTTESAKTHPERHVLTRALGVGATVKPTITAFPILPEDLVLLCSDGLTKMLEDEDIRTVFAPGELDPTHLCNRLVTAALDRGGEDNVTVVVVAPRSS, from the coding sequence ATGAGTACCTGGATCGGCACCGGTCGGAGCGAAATCGGACTCGTGCGCACCCTCAACCAAGATGCGTTCGCTGTCATCAATGAGGTGGGTGTCTGGGCCGTCGCGGATGGAATGGGTGGTCATATTGGCGGAGAAGTCGCCGCTCAGACGGCTATCGCCACGATACAGGCCGAGGCCGCAGCATCGAGCCGCCTGCTCGGTAACGGTCAAACGTCTCCCACAGATGTGTTGACGGACCTGATCAGCCGAACGCATGACGCCATCCTCAATCGGTCCAGATCAAAATCCAGGCTGAAAGGAATGGGCACGACCATCGTGCTGCTGGCGATCATTTCTGGACCTGCCCCGGTCGCATATCTCGCCCATGTCGGCGACAGCCGTGCCTATCGATTTCGATCGGGCACGTTGACCCCTCTGACCAAGGACCACACGTTGATCGAAAAATACCTGGAACGAGGCATCCTCACGACAGAATCGGCGAAAACACATCCGGAGCGGCATGTGTTGACGCGTGCCTTGGGGGTAGGCGCGACAGTGAAACCTACCATCACCGCGTTTCCCATACTTCCGGAGGACCTGGTTCTGCTTTGCTCGGATGGACTGACCAAGATGCTGGAGGACGAGGATATCCGAACAGTGTTCGCCCCCGGCGAACTCGATCCGACTCATCTCTGCAACCGCCTCGTCACCGCGGCGCTCGATCGTGGCGGCGAAGACAATGTCACCGTAGTGGTGGTCGCTCCTCGTTCGTCCTGA